The Deinococcus roseus genome contains a region encoding:
- the panC gene encoding pantoate--beta-alanine ligase has translation MQVIHTIQALRGHLKGKTSIGFVPTMGFLHQGHASLIRQARQDHETVVLSIFVNPTQFGPTEDFSSYPRNLEADLAVASEAGADVIFAPEVKEMYPQGFATSVEPAGAALPLEGEKRPGHFSGVTTVVLKLLNIVGAQSAYFGEKDFQQVAVVRQMVRDLNHPTRIVACPTLREASGLAMSSRNSYFTPGQKAQADVIYRALMASRAAHQQGERTAGGILEAGRVVLQSQEALKLEYFTLVDAATLQQIEQQVEVLGDSEYRLLVAARLFKVRLIDNMGLV, from the coding sequence ATGCAAGTCATCCACACCATACAGGCCCTGAGAGGGCACCTGAAGGGGAAAACCAGCATTGGGTTTGTGCCCACCATGGGTTTCTTGCATCAGGGACATGCCAGCCTGATCCGGCAGGCCAGACAGGACCATGAAACAGTGGTCCTCAGCATTTTCGTCAATCCCACCCAGTTCGGTCCCACCGAGGATTTCAGCAGCTATCCCAGAAACCTGGAAGCAGACCTTGCGGTGGCCTCTGAAGCTGGCGCAGATGTGATTTTTGCCCCTGAAGTGAAAGAGATGTACCCCCAGGGGTTTGCCACCAGCGTGGAACCTGCAGGGGCTGCTTTGCCTCTGGAAGGGGAAAAACGTCCGGGTCATTTTTCCGGGGTGACCACGGTGGTGCTGAAGCTCCTGAACATTGTGGGGGCCCAGTCTGCTTACTTCGGAGAGAAGGATTTTCAGCAGGTGGCGGTGGTGCGCCAGATGGTGCGGGACCTCAACCATCCCACCCGCATTGTGGCCTGTCCCACCCTGAGGGAAGCTTCCGGTCTGGCCATGAGCAGCCGCAACAGTTACTTCACCCCGGGGCAGAAAGCCCAGGCAGATGTGATTTATCGGGCCTTGATGGCTTCCAGAGCGGCCCACCAGCAGGGAGAACGCACTGCTGGTGGCATTCTTGAAGCTGGGAGGGTGGTTTTACAAAGCCAAGAAGCGCTAAAATTGGAATACTTCACACTGGTCGATGCAGCGACCCTGCAGCAGATCGAGCAACAGGTCGAAGTGCTTGGCGACTCTGAATACAGGCTTCTCGTGGCAGCACGGCTCTTCAAGGTGCGCCTGATCGACAATATGGGACTGGTATGA
- a CDS encoding inositol monophosphatase family protein, producing MSMHLNPEPNPNLNRCLDVAIEAAKAAGAIHLFYRDQDFGVSSKSNFSDLVTIVDRKSEEKIREVIQLHFPDHAILGEEGGQDREADQLWVVDPLDGTVNYAHGFPFSCVSIGLEIQGVRSVGVVFDPNRNELFTAIRGQGAFLNGRRIQVSQTADLMAPALLATGFPYDVASDPTNLEKFARFLKLGLPVRRPGAAALDISYVACGRLDGFWEYKLNPWDVSAGLLILEEAGGAFSGFSGAPYRYGEPLLISNGKIQQQMLEVLK from the coding sequence ATGAGCATGCACCTGAACCCAGAACCAAACCCAAACCTGAACCGCTGTCTGGATGTGGCCATCGAAGCTGCAAAGGCTGCCGGAGCCATTCACCTGTTTTACCGGGACCAGGATTTTGGGGTGTCCAGCAAAAGCAATTTTTCAGACCTGGTCACCATCGTGGACAGAAAATCCGAAGAAAAAATCCGCGAGGTGATTCAGCTTCACTTCCCAGACCACGCCATTCTGGGCGAAGAAGGGGGCCAGGACCGGGAAGCCGATCAACTGTGGGTGGTGGACCCGCTGGATGGCACGGTGAATTATGCCCACGGTTTTCCTTTCAGCTGTGTGTCCATTGGTCTGGAAATTCAGGGGGTGCGCAGTGTGGGGGTGGTGTTTGATCCCAACCGCAATGAGCTGTTCACTGCGATCCGGGGACAGGGGGCTTTCCTGAATGGCCGCAGGATTCAGGTGTCTCAGACTGCAGATCTGATGGCTCCTGCTCTGCTGGCCACAGGTTTTCCTTACGATGTGGCCAGTGATCCCACCAACCTGGAAAAATTTGCCCGCTTTCTGAAATTGGGCCTGCCTGTGCGCCGCCCCGGTGCAGCGGCCCTGGACATCTCTTATGTGGCCTGCGGCCGTCTGGACGGCTTCTGGGAGTACAAGCTCAACCCCTGGGATGTCAGTGCAGGCCTGCTGATTCTGGAAGAAGCTGGAGGGGCATTCAGTGGCTTCTCTGGAGCGCCTTACCGTTATGGTGAACCCCTGCTGATCAGCAATGGAAAAATCCAGCAGCAAATGCTGGAGGTGCTGAAATAA
- the purB gene encoding adenylosuccinate lyase, giving the protein MIDRYLTKEMKTLWSEANKYRAWLKVELEAVRAWVELGEVPAEAYQDLLQKSQNDPLDEAFAERVADIENVTRHDIVAFTTALTERYGENARFIHLGLTSTDVVDTAQNIILDEALEIIVKDVQALREVCRDQAVVYKHTPCIGRTHGIHAEPMTFGLKFLNWMSALDRDLERLEASRKQVRVVMLSGSVGTFAHVSPRVEEFVASSWGWDIAKVTNQTLSRDRIAEVMSALAIFGATLEKIAVEIRHLQRSEVREAMEPFAKGQKGSSSMPHKKNPIGCENITGMARLMRGNLQVALENITLWHERDISHSSAERVILPDTTAAATFATRRLTRILKDLVVFPERMIHNMNALGGLIFSQRVLHKLIDTGLLRETAYAIVQRNSLESWESGVPLRELLEKDSEMPLSSEQLDAAFNLDWYLREVDAIYARFGL; this is encoded by the coding sequence GTGATTGACCGTTACTTGACCAAAGAAATGAAGACCCTGTGGTCGGAAGCCAACAAATACCGCGCCTGGCTGAAAGTGGAGCTCGAAGCCGTGCGGGCCTGGGTGGAACTCGGAGAGGTTCCTGCTGAAGCCTACCAGGACCTGCTGCAAAAATCCCAGAACGACCCTCTGGATGAAGCTTTTGCAGAACGTGTGGCAGACATCGAAAACGTGACCCGTCACGACATCGTGGCCTTCACCACCGCCCTCACCGAGCGTTACGGCGAAAATGCCCGTTTCATTCACCTGGGCCTGACCTCCACCGACGTGGTGGACACCGCCCAGAACATCATTCTGGATGAAGCCCTGGAGATCATCGTCAAAGACGTGCAGGCCCTACGCGAGGTTTGCCGCGATCAGGCCGTGGTGTACAAACACACACCCTGCATTGGGCGCACCCACGGCATCCACGCCGAGCCCATGACCTTCGGTCTGAAGTTCCTCAACTGGATGAGCGCTCTGGACCGCGACCTGGAGCGTCTGGAAGCTTCCCGCAAGCAGGTGCGCGTGGTGATGCTGTCGGGTTCTGTGGGCACCTTTGCCCACGTCAGTCCCAGAGTGGAAGAATTCGTGGCTTCCTCCTGGGGCTGGGACATCGCCAAAGTCACCAACCAGACCCTCAGCCGGGACCGCATTGCCGAAGTGATGTCTGCCCTGGCCATCTTCGGGGCCACCCTGGAAAAAATTGCTGTGGAAATCCGCCACCTGCAGCGCTCCGAAGTGCGGGAAGCCATGGAACCCTTCGCCAAGGGCCAGAAAGGCTCTTCCAGCATGCCCCACAAGAAAAACCCCATTGGCTGTGAGAACATCACTGGCATGGCCCGCCTGATGCGTGGCAACCTGCAGGTGGCCCTGGAGAACATCACCCTGTGGCACGAGCGGGACATCTCCCACTCCAGCGCAGAACGGGTGATCCTGCCAGACACCACCGCTGCGGCCACCTTTGCCACCCGCCGCCTGACCCGCATTCTGAAGGATCTGGTGGTCTTCCCAGAGCGCATGATCCACAACATGAACGCCCTGGGTGGCCTGATCTTCTCCCAGCGCGTGCTGCACAAGCTCATCGACACGGGTCTGCTGCGTGAAACCGCCTACGCCATTGTGCAGCGCAACAGCCTGGAATCCTGGGAAAGTGGCGTCCCGCTGCGCGAACTGCTGGAAAAAGACAGCGAGATGCCCCTCTCCAGCGAACAACTGGACGCCGCCTTCAACCTGGACTGGTACCTGCGCGAAGTGGATGCCATCTACGCCCGGTTCGGCCTGTAA
- a CDS encoding type IV pilus twitching motility protein PilT, protein MIGELAIQMISRRASDIHLHVGSPPIARIDGHLSRFGDKILTPDDMRSIIKELMTDRQIAEFEHRFEMDFGYSFPSVGRFRCNVFKQRGSIGIVMRVIHNNIPSFESLGLPTTLLEDYVNQDRGLILVTGPTGSGKSTTLASMVDYINRHFAYNIITIEDPIEFLHKNHQSIVVQREIGQDTADFKSSLKYALRQDPDVILIGEMRDKETVEAALSAAQTGHLVLSTLHTQDAMRTVNRIIDFFAPHEREQIRIQLSDSLIGIISQRLLRKATGEGRVLAYEALINTPLIREYIRDEEKTALIKDALAEDNLRGMHTFDQHLVHLYEDQLITLDEAISSATSAHELRLMLTSSNSW, encoded by the coding sequence ATGATTGGTGAACTTGCTATCCAAATGATCTCACGGCGAGCCTCCGACATTCACTTGCACGTCGGGTCTCCTCCCATCGCCCGCATTGACGGTCACCTCTCCCGCTTTGGTGACAAGATCCTCACCCCCGATGACATGCGTTCCATCATCAAGGAACTGATGACCGACCGGCAGATTGCCGAATTTGAGCACCGTTTCGAGATGGATTTCGGGTATTCCTTTCCCAGCGTGGGAAGGTTCCGCTGCAACGTGTTCAAGCAGCGGGGAAGCATCGGCATTGTGATGCGGGTGATCCACAACAACATTCCCAGCTTTGAATCGCTGGGCCTCCCCACCACTTTGCTGGAAGATTACGTGAACCAGGACCGGGGACTGATTCTGGTGACCGGTCCCACAGGGTCCGGGAAGTCCACCACCCTGGCCAGCATGGTGGATTACATCAACCGCCATTTTGCCTACAACATCATCACCATCGAGGACCCCATCGAGTTTCTGCACAAGAACCACCAGAGCATTGTGGTGCAGCGCGAAATTGGTCAGGACACTGCAGACTTCAAGAGTTCCCTGAAGTACGCCCTGCGTCAGGATCCGGACGTGATCCTGATTGGCGAGATGCGTGACAAGGAAACCGTGGAAGCAGCGCTTTCTGCTGCCCAGACCGGACACCTGGTGCTGAGCACCCTGCACACCCAGGACGCCATGCGAACCGTCAACCGCATCATTGACTTTTTTGCCCCCCACGAGCGGGAACAGATTCGCATTCAGCTGTCAGATTCCTTGATCGGCATCATCAGCCAGCGCCTGTTGCGCAAGGCCACCGGAGAAGGTCGGGTGCTGGCCTATGAGGCCCTGATCAACACCCCCCTGATCCGTGAATACATCCGGGATGAGGAGAAGACCGCCCTGATCAAAGATGCCCTGGCAGAGGACAACCTGCGCGGCATGCACACCTTTGACCAGCACCTCGTGCACCTTTACGAAGACCAGCTCATCACGCTGGATGAAGCCATTTCCAGCGCCACCAGCGCACATGAGTTGCGTCTCATGCTCACCTCCAGCAACAGCTGGTAA
- a CDS encoding PspC domain-containing protein produces the protein MLDQKKFFRTRQDRILAGVMGGLGNYFNVNPAILRIAVALLAIYYPVGGVLLLAYIAAWILLPEAPLGNEKTFPPLFGNLQRSRTERMIAGVCGGLSRYYKLDVNILRIFFVILTLLSGGILTVAYLVLWMLLPQENL, from the coding sequence ATGTTAGACCAGAAGAAATTTTTCCGTACCAGACAGGACCGCATCCTTGCGGGGGTCATGGGTGGATTGGGCAATTATTTCAATGTGAATCCAGCCATCCTGCGCATCGCTGTGGCCCTGCTCGCCATTTACTATCCGGTGGGTGGCGTGCTGCTGCTGGCTTACATTGCTGCCTGGATCCTGCTGCCAGAAGCCCCGCTGGGCAACGAGAAAACCTTTCCGCCCCTGTTCGGCAACCTGCAACGCTCCAGAACCGAACGCATGATCGCTGGTGTGTGTGGGGGCCTCAGCCGCTATTACAAGCTGGATGTCAACATCCTGCGCATCTTCTTCGTGATCCTGACCCTGCTCAGTGGGGGCATCCTGACCGTGGCCTATCTGGTTTTGTGGATGCTCTTGCCCCAGGAAAACCTGTAA